Proteins encoded by one window of Chanos chanos chromosome 7, fChaCha1.1, whole genome shotgun sequence:
- the rps20 gene encoding small ribosomal subunit protein uS10, giving the protein MAFKDSGKAPVEQEVAIHRIRITLTSRNVKSLEKVCADLIRGAKEKSLKVKGPVRMPTKTLRITTRKTPCGEGSKTWDRFQMRIHKRLIDLHSPSEIVKQITSISIEPGVEVEVTIADA; this is encoded by the exons ATG GCATTCAAAGACTCCGGCAAAGCGCCCGTGGAGCAGGAGGTGGCTATTCACCGCATCAGGATCACTCTGACCAGCCGTAATGTCAAGTCTCTGGAGAAAG TGTGTGCTGATCTGATCCGTGGTGCTAAGGAGAAGAGCCTGAAGGTGAAGGGACCAGTTCGCATGCCCACCAAG acgctGCGCATCACCACCCGTAAGACTCCCTGTGGTGAGGGTTCGAAGACATGGGACAGGTTTCAGATGCGGATCCACAAGCGTCTGATTGACCTCCACAGCCCGTCGGAGATCGTCAAGCAGATCACCAGCATCAGCATTGAGCCCGGCGTCGAAGTCGAGGTCACCATCGCCGACGCATAA
- the LOC115816204 gene encoding kinesin-like protein KIF20A, with product MTTLHDMTHECTMLGKMESTACDPHHDAPLPEISGVSSIASAQSESVESPENQQLRVYLRVRLLSKEELTKNEDQGCVVLESPETVLLQAPRGSGSIKSSEKNISHQRQKFTFSQIFRPGVTQADFFEGTIKTQVKELLRGKNSLVVNYGGTNSGKTHTLQGTSKDPGILPRALRAVFRRICGRQYKRADLKPYLSKDIEQLDADQLKAEESSKETLFSSLQEVRNTTKFLSLSLSLSLSLSLSLSLSLSLSLSPSPFSSPVDRADRVDDGVPCVFSVWVAFYEIYNEKVYDLLQPSPATKTKRRPSLRVCEDGAGNPYVKDLRWVNVLSAEEASKILRVGNKNLTAAKTSQPSNRSHSIFTIKLLRISGTDVQGISEFSICDLLSPERCSKARTLSEGLREGGNGKNLLAILGKCITALRNNQGDGSKSSYVPFRESKLTWLFKGVFCGRDQASMIININPCASAYEETLNVMRFSAITKQVVQVFQPRSLESLAPRLVGRNGKPLLRNGVIDDQAVDDCLSEEELLDGEDEADVSILPQEELLSLVESLRVKLLAERRKNLVQEIEIRKEMGDIMLQQIMECEELHSRQIADLKESHEEKMTSTFEMYKEALKEHAYQCAVEEQGDDYVPVEEYTAEQERVKELQRRLVELEQDCQEPKTGSHTVLTKENAAQTSPHTPSQDSADTVRYKLLYKEKCAVEQLCGEKQELIVSLESRIRELNETLHEAGESYMEKLAEVKQLENSLAYEEQEINRIQSDVAEKEAELTALREELARLSHESVGPSRPRRGLLANIKETVTSPRNASLCRTFRKSVRATSTLRKKT from the exons ATGACAACGCTTCATGATATGACACATGAGTGCACGATGTTAGGGAAAATGGAGTCAACGGCATGCGATCCACATCATGATGCgccgcttccagaaatttctggGGTATCTTCTATAGCCTCAGCACAG AGTGAGTCAGTGGAAAGTCCTGAGAACCAACAGCTCCGGGTTTATCTGAGAGTTCGCCTTCTCAGCAAAGAGGAGCTGACCAAAAATGAGGACCAG ggctgtgttgtgttggaaAGTCCTGAAACTGTCTTGCTTCAAGCTCCAAGGGGTTCTGGCTCCATAAAGAGcagtgagaaaaacattagTCATCAACGACAGAAATTCACTTTttctcag atCTTCAGGCCAGGAGTGACTCAAGCGGATTTTTTTGAAGGCACCATTAAGACTCAGGTGAAGGAGCTCCTTCGGGGGAAAAACTCCCTGGTGGTCAATTACGGAGGCACTAacagtggaaaaacacacactttacagg gGACCTCAAAAGACCCTGGGATCCTACCACGTGCTCTGAGGGCAGTGTTTAGGCGTATCTGCGGACGTCAGTACAAGCGTGCGGACCTGAAACCATATCTGAGCAAAGACATTGAGCAGCTGGACGCCGACCAACTCAAAGCTGAGGAGAGCAGCAAAGAAACGCTATTCAGCTCCCTCCAAGAG GTGCGCAACACaaccaaatttctctctctctctctctctctctctctctctctctctctctctctctctctctctctctctctctctctctctccttctcccttctcctccccAGTGGACAGAGCTGATAGAGTTGATGACGGTGTGCCATGTGTCTTCTCTGTGTGGGTGGCTTTCTATGAGATTTACAATGAGAAAGTGTATGATCTCCTTCAGCCTTCACCCGCCACCAAAACCAAGAGACGCCCCTCGCTGCGAGTGTGTGAGGACGGTGCCGGAAACCCCTATGTCAAAG ATCTGAGATGGGTAAATGTGCTTAGTGCAGAGGAGGCCAGTAAGATCCTGCGTGTAGGAAATAAGAACCTCACCGCCGCCAAGACGAGCCAACCCTCCAACAGAAG CCACAGCATCTTCACAATCAAACTACTCCGGATCAGTGGAACCGACGTGCAGGGGATATCAGA GTTTTCTATTTGTGACCTGCTCAGTCCCGAGAGGTGCAGCAAAGCGAGGACCCTGAGTGAAGgtctgagagaaggagggaacgGGAAGAATTTGCTCGCGATATTGGGGAAGTGCATCACCGCCCTCCGAAACAACCAGGGAGATGG gtcaaAGAGCAGTTACGTCCCCTTTCGGGAGAGTAAGCTGACATGGCTGTTTAAGGGTGTGTTTTGTGGGCGTGACCAAGCTTCCATGATTATTAACATAAACCCGTGTGCCTCTGCCTACGAGGAGACGCTGAATGTTATGAGGTTCTCGGCCATCACCAAACAG GTGGTGCAGGTGTTTCAGCCCCGTTCTCTGGAGTCTCTGGCTCCACGCCTGGTTGGGCGGAATGGGAAGCCGTTGCTAAGAAACGGGGTGATTGACGACCAGGCGGTGGATGACTGCCTATCGGAGGAAGAGCTGCTGGACGGGGAGGATGAGGCTGATGTGTCAATACTGCCACAGGAG gaaCTGTTGAGTTTGGTGGAGAGCCTGCGTGTGAAGCTGTTGGCTGAGCGCAGGAAGAACCTGGTACAGGAGATTGAGATCCGTAAGGAGATGGGCGACATCATGCTCCAGCAAATTATGGAGTGTGAGGAGCTCCAcag CCGACAGATAGCAGATCTAAAGGAGAGTCATGAGGAGAAAATGACGAGCACGTTTGAGATGTATAAGGAGGCGCTGAAGGAGCACGCATACCAATGTGCCGTGGAGGAACAGGGAGATGACTATGTACCTGTGGAGGAGTACACGGCTGAACAGGAGCGGGTAAAG GAGCTGCAGAGGAGACTGGTGGAGCTGGAACAGGACTGTCAGGAACCTAAAACTGGTTCCCACACGGTTCTCACCAAGGAGAACGCTGCCCAGACTTCACCCCACACCCCTTCGCAGGATTCAG CGGATACTGTGCGTTACAAATTGCTCTATAAGGAGAAGTGCGCTGTAGAGCAGCTTTGTGGAGAGAAGCAGGAG CTGATTGTGTCTTTAGAGAGTCGTATCAGAGAGCTGAATGAGACATTGCATGAGGCTGGAGAGAGTTACATGGAGAAACTTGCTGAAGTCAAACAATTAGAAAACAGTCTCGCCTACGAG GAGCAAGAAATTAACCGTATTCAAAGTGATGTCGCAGAGAAAGAGGCGGAGCTGACCGCCCTGAGGGAGGAGCTAGCCAGACTGTCCCACGAATCGGTGGGGCCGTCGAGGCCAAGACGAGGACTACTAGCGAACATCAAAGAGACGGTGACATCACCACGAAACGCGTCTCTGTGCCGCACGTTCCGGAAATCTGTGAGAGCCACATCGACTCTCAGGAAGAAAACCTAG
- the LOC115816202 gene encoding tyrosine-protein kinase Lyn-like, whose product MGCVSSKLKVGRLIGQTSQNDGCSRDPTSLPRSSSLLPGQILQNMNAERAKEKTVVTLYSYDPRNKDDLSFKKGEKLQILEEDGEWWKAKSLATGKVGLIPSNYVAAVDSMDRYEWFFKNISRRDAERQLLAPANKPGAFLIRESETTAGSYSMSVRDMMPDGSDIIKHYKIRVLDKGGYYISPRITFTNLQNLITHYQKQADGLCRKLDKVCVKPKVETPWAKDAWEISKDTLRMVKKLGAGQFGEVWMAMYNNSTKVAVKTLKPGSMTVEAFLEEANLMKNLHHDRLVRLYAVSTKTQPIYIITEFMANGSLLDFLKSPAGRKLQLPKLIDFSAQIAEGMAYIEKKNYIHRDLRAANVLVSETLLCKIADFGLARVIEDNEYTAREGAKFPIKWTAPEAINYGSFTIKSDMWSFGILLYEIVTYGKIPYAGLSNGEVIQRIQRGYRMPCPENCSEELYEVMTTCWHGKPEERPTFDYLQSVLDDFNNATEGQYQQQS is encoded by the exons ATGGGTTGCGTGAGCTCTAAATTAAAAGTGGGTAGACTCATTGGACAGACATCCCAGAATGACGGATGTAGCAGAGATCCAACATCCCTGCCG agGTCCTCTTCTTTGCTTCCCGGGCAAATTCTGCAGAACATGAATG cagaaagggcaaaagaaaagacagttgTGACACTGTACTCATATGACCCCAGAAATAAGGATGATCTCTCgtttaaaaaaggggaaaaactcCAAATACTGGAGGA agatGGAGAGTGGTGGAAGGCCAAATCTCTGGCCACTGGTAAAGTAGGACTGATACCCTCCAACTACGTAGCAGCAGTGGACAGCATGGACAGATATGA GTGGTTCTTCAAAAACATTAGTCGAAGAGATGCTGAGAGGCAGCTGCTGGCTCCTGCCAACAAACCTGGAGCCTTCCTCATacgagagagtgagacaacAGCAG GGAGTTATTCAATGTCAGTGAGGGATATGATGCCTGATGGTTCAGACATAATCAAGCATTATAAAATCCGCGTGCTGGATAAAGGAGGATACTACATCTCTCCCAGAATCACTTTCACCAACCTGCAAAATCTCATCACACACTACCAGA aGCAGGCTGATGGATTGTGTCGGAAGTTggacaaagtgtgtgtgaagccaAAGGTGGAGACACCGTGGGCTAAAGATGCTTGGGAGATCTCTAAAGACACTCTGCGCATGGTGAAGAAGCTTGGGGCAGGCCAGTTTGGAGAGGTCTGGATGg cgatGTATAATAATAGCACCAAGGTTGCCGTGAAAACCCTGAAGCCAGGCAGTATGACGGTGGAAGCATTTCTGGAGGAAGCCAACCTGATGAAGAACTTACACCATGACCGTCTGGTCCGCCTCTATGCTGTGTCCACCAAAACCCAACCCATTTACATCATCACAGAGTTCATGGCAAATG GCAGTTTGCTGGATTTTCTGAAGAGCCCGGCAGGCAGGAAATTGCAGCTACCCAAACTCATTGACTTTTCCGCCCAA aTTGCAGAAGGAATGGCTTACATTGAAAAGAAGAACTACATCCACAGAGACCTGCGTGCGGCTAACGTGCTGGTCAGTGAGACGCTGCTGTGTAAAATCGCCGACTTCGGTCTCGCCAGGGTCATCGAGGACAACGAGTACACGGCCAGAGAAG GCGCAAAATTCCCCATTAAGTGGACAGCACCTGAGGCCATAAACTACGGATCCTTCACCATCAAGTCAGACATGTGGTCCTTTGGCATCCTGCTCTATGAGATCGTCACCTATGGCAAAATACCCTACGCAG GTTTGAGTAACGGAGAGGTGATACAGCGGATACAGCGCGGATACAGGATGCCTTGTCCAGAGAACTGCTCGGAGGAGCTCTACGAAGTCATGACCACCTGCTGGCACGGCAAACCCGAGGAACGGCCGACCTTTGACTACCTGCAGAGCGTCCTGGACGACTTCAACAACGCCACAGAGGGACAGTACCAACAGCAGTCCTGA